From the Thermoproteota archaeon genome, the window CCAATATTTGCAATATCACGTGTTGCAGGATGGGCAGCACATGTCATTGAAGAAAAGTTTGCCGAGGCTGCACCAAAACCAGCATTGTACAGACCAAAAGCAGTCTATGTTGGAAAGTATTGCGGTCCAGAAGGATGCGAATACAAACCACTTGATTTGAGAGATTCTTAATTTCTAGAGTTCAGCCACTCTTTTGCTTTAGAGTTCACATCGTGTTTGTAGAGAACTTCAAAGACCATATCATAAAATGAAATTCCTTTCTTTTGTGCTTGATCATCTAGCCATTTTATTCCATCTGCAAGTTCTGGGTCATACTGTGAGAACTCTACTAGTTCATCGACCATCTTTGTGAAAAAGACGTGAGATTCAAGCATGATGATGACTTTCAATCTATGATCATAAGTGGGAAATTCAAATAATATAGACAAAGAAGTCACATTAGACAGGGTAAATTTGACTAAATTTTTTAAAATTAAATTCTAGATTTTTGCCAACAGTTGTTTCTTTTTTAGTTGGAATTCTTTTTCTGTAATGATTCCTTGTTTTTTGAGTCGGTTCAATTTTTCAATAAGCTTGATTGTTTCTTGTTTTGATGGGGATTTTGCTGCATCAATCTTTGCTTTGATTTGTTTGCTGCTCTGTTTTTTTAATTTCGTAGTCTCTTTCATTGCTTGCTGTTGAAGTTTTGTTGCCTC encodes:
- a CDS encoding SHOCT domain-containing protein; translated protein: MAQTKKVKKRGYISKFLKKADDAISTGMKNADKAIQDGIKKADEALDAGIEKGALTASQAKLEATKLKKQATLEATKLQQQAMKETTKLKKQSSKQIKAKIDAAKSPSKQETIKLIEKLNRLKKQGIITEKEFQLKKKQLLAKI